The Leptospira saintgironsiae genome contains the following window.
CATTGCCTTTGCTTTGTTCTTGTGCTGGGATTTTTCATCCTGACATGCAACTGCGATCCCAGTTGGAATGTGAGTAATACGAACTGCGGAGTCGGTGGTGTTAACGTGCTGTCCACCAGATCCGGAAGAACGATACACATCCACTCTCAAATCGTTTTCATTTATATTGATTTCTGATTCTTCTGCTTCCGGCAAAACTGCAACAGTCACAGCACTTGTATGAATCCTTCCTCCGGATTCTGTTGCAGGAATTCTTTGTACTCTATGAGTTCCTGCTTCGAATTTAAAAAGGTCATAGGCCTTATCATTTTCCATCGCGAAGATGATCTCTTTTAATCCGCCTATGCCAGTCGGAGAAGAATCTATGATCTCATGACGGATACCTTGTTTGTCCGCATATTTGGTGTACATTCTAAACAGGTCGGATACGAATAGTCCTGCTTCTTCTCCGCCGGTTCCTGCTCTTATCTCAAGTAGTATATTTTTGCCGGAATTAGGATCAGGGGGAAGAAGTAGGATTTCCAACTCCTTCTCCAAACTTTCTATCCTTTCTTCTGCTTCTTTGCGCTCCTCTTCGTACATAGAGCGCATATCCCCGTCTTTTTCGGTTTTTAAAAGTTCTTCGGCGTCTTTTTTGTTCTGAATTAATTTTTGGTATTCGGTAATTTTATCGAATAAGGGCGTGAGTCGGGAACGTTCCTTATAAAGTCGTTTTAAATCATCCGGATTGGACGCGGTTGTAAGTTCGTCCGATATTTTGAGGTATTTTTGTTGTATTTTTTCTAGTCTATCTAACATAGAAACCGTATCCCATTGCCTTGGTACCTTACTCCTCTACATGGAAAACTACAATTCGATTCTCTCCGCAGTTTCCGATCAGATACTGAATCTTTTATCCGGTCTTCATTCCTATCGTAGCCCCTATGCTAAGACCATAGGATCGCCAGATGAGCTCATCCAAGAGCTTACCCAAAAATCGTCTCTCCAAACGGGAGCGGCGAGTGCAGCTCTTGCCCTTCCCCAAGGACGTTTGGGACTTGTTACATTGGCTCCCGAAATTATTTTAGTCTTAAGGCTCCAAGGTAAATTGGTAAAAGACATTGCTGCTTTATACGGAAAAGAGCATCAGGTAACTTCAGAACTTATGGCTTATTGTTTATTCAAGGACAAGACCTCATTTTTCAGGAATGTTCTTAAAGATGCTGGCGCTCGGGTTTTGATCCGTCCGATAGCTTGGAACCTTTTACAAGAAGCAACTTATCAGATCGCGAAGGGTCTCATTAAAGGTAAGAAGTTTGCAAAACCTAAAAACGGATTTTGGCTTCCGATTTTTGGATCCTTACTTTCTGGAGGATATTCTTTTTTGGAAACTCGTAATGTTGCTTCCAGAGCTCAGAAATTATTTTCTAAAGATATTATCAGCGTCCAATCGGACGAGCCTTGGGCTGAGGAAACTGCCTGAACTCAAAATCTAAGTTCTATCGAATGATCAGAGTCTTATCTTTCTTATTATTAATTTTTCTTTCCTGGAATTGCAAAAGTAAACAGGAAAGTTTAATAGAAGAGATCCAAGAATTACTGGAAGAGCAGAGTTACGAAAAAGCTTCCGGTATGTTAAAGGATTATCTGGTAAAACCAAAATCCGACGACGAAGTTCTTTCTTCTGAAAAACCGGAAACTCCTAGAATAGTCGAACTCTCTTATGACAGAAAAAGATTAATCTATCTAGAAGATAGTAAACTAAATTGGAGAGACGCAAGCGATGGATCCAACGGTTCCAAAAGTTTGGACGAAGTTCCAGCTTCTCTTGCAGTTTCATTAAACGCAAACTTTGCATTGGCCGAATATCCGATGACAAACGGCTGTCGTTTATTCGCTATTTCATTAAAGAATAATGATCTTCTATATGAATCAGGCGCGCAAATCTCTTGTAGGAATCGAGGCGGGATCTCAGACGATGGTTCTAAAATTTACTACTTCGTAGACAACCAACTCTATGAAGAAAAAACAGTAGAGCCTAGAACTCCTAAGCTGATTGTCTCAAAAGAAAAAATCACTCCACCTTTTGCTGGACTCAAAGCTAGATTCTTTTTATATCCGATCGGAAAAGATTTTTTACTCTTCTCCGGAAATGCTGGCTCTTACTATTTATACTATTTCCAACCTGAAAAAAAATCAGTAGAGAAAATAGACCAAGAAGTCATCAGTCCATTAATCTATTATGGAACAGGAGATTCTGCATATTATTTAGGCGGCTCCATCGGTAGACTTCATTTAAGAAGATTACAACTCGGAAAAGGCAAACCTTCTAGCAGTAAACTATTTACAATTAGCCGAAAAGAGATCAATCCTTGGAAACTTCCAGGTAAGAACGAATTCGTTTCAAATTATTCGGGCAAAGTACATCTTTGGGGTCCTTCTCGCAAAAGTCAGGTTCTACCTTTACTTTGCGAAAGGATCTGGCTTGTGGATCAAAACAAGGTTCTATGCGAGAATGAAAAAGGCGGGCTGTATCTTACCAATTTGGATTTTCCTGAAGAAGATTGGAGAATTCTCAAATTGTACGAAGAAGCCAGAGACAAATAATCTTTAAAAAAAGATATTAATGATCAGGTTTCCTTTTTGGCCTTCTATCGGTTCAGGTGAACCATAACGTGTCTTTGCAAAACTTTTTGCTGGGAATTCTTGGTTCCAAACCTTACCAGAAAACTGAACTTGTCCGCTGGATTCAAAAGAAGAATTTTTGATCCATTCTCTGAACTTGCCTTCGTCTTCTTGAGAACCAAGCCCGATCAATTTGCTTACGTAAGTTTTTTTAACGATCTCTTCCATTTGAGGAGATTTTAGATCTTCCGTAAATAGGATCCCCAATCTGCCGGAAGGCAAATTTGCCACCCAAACTTCTGGAAGAATTTCTTTTTCAGAACCTGTAACCGGTACACTTTCTGATTTTTGCGTGGAAGTCCTAAGCAAAGAACCTTCTAAAAATTTTCCAGAAGGATCGAATATATATGCTCTTTCTTGCCATTCACCTGGTTTGATAGAAAGTTTTCCTTCTTTCACTTCGGGAGAAGGTAAACAAATCGATCCTGCTAAGATAGAAACTCCGTATATCTTTGCAAGGTCTCCGAAAATCCTTTCGTATCTTTCTTTAGAATCTTGAGCGATATCGAATGATACTGCTTCTCCATTTAATATATGGGAGAAGTTTTTAAGGGAGATCCTTTGGAAGAACAAAGCCCAGCTCCAAGCAGAGTCGATATTCTCCGAATCCAAAAGTTCCTTTCTAGAATCCATTAAGAAAATATAATTTCCTATTTCTGGAGGAAATGTAACGATCGTGGAATTTTGAAGCCAGCCCTTTTCTTTTGCAATAGCAAGTGGCTCTTCTAACCAGGCTCTGAATCTATCTTCTCTAGTAAAATATTCAGGTTTGAATTCCAACTGAACGATGAGTAAATTTCCGGATCTTCTATCCCAGCCTAAGGAAACTGATTTGGTTTCTTTTTTAGAGATCCTTTTTTGGAACTCTTCCTCGCTTAAAGAAACTCCAGATAGAAGCCATCCGATAAATGCAAAAATCGGAACTAAAACTAAAGATGCGAGTGCATTCCTAACGAACGGGCTCATACCAACCAACCTTTAGGATTTAATTTACCATCAGGTATCTGGGGAACATATTCTCTTTGGTATAATTGCAGGGCATCCAACATGTATTCGAAAAATAAAGGTTTAGGATCGTAGGTGGCTGCATCTACCCAAGAAATATAATCATGCTCATCGGAGAGAGTGATCTCACCGGATATAAATTCCCCATGATAAGCAACGATCACACACGGATGATTTCCATCACTGACTCTATGTTTATGGATTAGAATGGGTCGAGGGTGGATCTTGATCTCACAAGCTTCTCCCATTTCTTCCTTTAACTCTCTGGATAAACTTTCCAGCCAGTCTCCGTAAAATTCGTCCTCGTTCATTCTTCCACCAGGAAGGTCCCCGAATCCGGATTTACGGTCTCTAAGAATGAGAAGTTCTTTTCCTTTTCTCAAAAAAACCTTTTGTGTGATTTGAAAAAAACCGTGTTTGCTCAAAGCTCTATCCTTTTAGCAGCGACCCTTAGGAAGCAATTCACTAAATACTCGCTCAGGAAGCTTTATGCCTGACAACCACTTTTATATTCTCCGGTTTCCTTGCGTTTGTATACGCTTCCGGGATAGATCTGGAATCAAATTCTTTACTGATCAAGTTTTCAGAAACTGATTTTAAAAATCCAGGTTCGGATATTAGAAGTTCTCTAGTTCGAACAAAGTCCCCGCATCTGCTTGTGCTCAAGATCCCGCCGCCTGTAATCCAATCTAAAAACAAATTGGATTCGTGTTCGGCTGACTTAGAGATCAGAATAGACCCTCTTGGTCGAACCAATGATTTTTCTTCCTTCTTATCTGGGCGGATCACTAAATCTAGTTCAGAAGAAGAATCTATGATTGCAAAATCGAATCGAGGCAAAACACCTCCGAATTCTTTAGATCCTAAAAACCTAGTTCCTTCTTCGATTGAACCTGTAAAGATCCGAATTTTATCTTTTTTTTCTAGATCATCTAATAGTTCTTTTTCTTCTTTGATTAAGGAAACAGAAGAAGAAATGAAAACCCAAGCGGGCAAACTCACCTCAATTCCCCAAACCAAATTTAAAAAATCGGATCTTAGATTTGTTACAGAAATCTCATCCACTACTAACTCAGTGAGATGTGCAATTCCAAGGGAGGCCTGTCCATTTGTAGTCTTTCTATGAATTTCTTTTCGAGTAAGATAGATGCTAGTTTCTAGTCCGGAAATAGAACCTGTGGTATCAAATACTAGATCAAAAGAATGTTTGTAATCGGGCCAGGATGCAGATGTTGGAGCTCCTACATTCTTTTCGAATAAAAGACCTTCTTTAATATCACCTTCTCCCAGTTTAGAAAAATATAAAACTTGATCTGCACCCATTCTCAAAGATAGATCTGCTAAGTTTTGATGTCTGATAAGCGAAACAATTTCGTAGTTTAGTTTGTTTCTTTTTCGATATAGATCCAAGGCTGCGATCACTAAAGAGCCCAAACGTCTAGGGCCAAGAACAGCGATCTTTTTAAGATCTGCACCCACCTTTTTAAGATCTGCACCCACCCGGCCTAGAGAAACTTCTACACCATGTAAAGAAGCGGCAAATGGTTCTAATAGAACTGCTTCCATATCTTCTAGTTGTTTGGTTTCTATTAAGTTTCCTTTTGGTGCGAGAATATAAGGCCCGAATCCTCCAGGCAAACGATCAATTCCTAATACCATTCTAGTCGGGCTATGCGTTGGAATCCCAACTTGGCAAAAAGGATCAGCTTCTTCTCCCCTGGAAACTACCGTATCATTAATTTCTAATACGTATTTTTGGCCAGTGAGATAATCGGATGCGACTACTTCATGGCCAATAATCTGAGGAAGTGGAAAAGGCAAAAATCTGCGATCTAAATCTGTAGAGCAAATCCCGCAAAGTTCTGTTTTGAGAAGTCTATAACCTTTTCCGAGTTCTAAATAAGGAGAAGAATTTCGTAAAATCTGCCAACCAGATTCTTCCGAACCTTTCATTTCATATACTGAATCGGAAAAAGAATCGTTCGAGTTATATTCGTAAGCAGTGAATCGAACTTCTATCAATTATCTTGCCCCGACAAAAAATCCTAAAATCAAGAGTAAGACCACGAACACTAAGTTTAATGCAAATCCGGTATGTAGTTCTCGTTTTATCTTATTATTCAAAAAATATGCAGTGAACACTACTGAGATAAATCCACCTAGATGAGCCCAATGTGCAACCTTGTCTCTGGAAAATAAATTGGTGATATCAGAATAAACCATAAGCCAGGCCACTGCGAAAACAGGAAAAGGATAACTTCTCTTTTTGACTCGGATAGAAAAAGGAGAAAGTAAAGCGGCAACTGCAGCGAGTCCAGATACAGCACCGGAAGCTCCAATAGCAGGTTGATTTTCTCCTAAGATCATTCCTCTTACAAAAGAATCCAAACCGCCCGAAACAAGTGCGCCCATAAAAAAGAAAAGAAGCCATTTTGTTTGGCCAACTTTATATTCTACAATCCTTCCTAAAAAAAATAGAAAGATCATATTCCAAAATAAATGAGTGAAGTCCGCATGTAAGAAGACCATTCCGATCCATTTCCATGGATAAAATTCTCCGGGACGACTGATAAAGAACGAATTTACAATTTCTTCTGGAACAAATACTGTAAGAAAAATTTGAGAAATAGTTATGAGTCCTACAATAAAAGCAGTTAGAGGAAATTCGAATAGAAAGGCCTTCATTTAGATCCTCTCTGTATATAATAATTCATATAAGCTTTAAGCATTGTTTTGAGTTCTTGTAAGATCCCATCTGCTAGTGCGCTATCTTGTCTTTCTCTGAGCCAACGACTTAAGACAGAATCTGATACTTCTACCATGATCCTGGACATGACCATCATTTCTTCTTTTTTCTTCATCCAAGGAATGACCCCGAAAAATAACTCCGCGATAAAATTGGCAATCGCCCTGTTATTCTCTCTATCTATACTTACAAGTTCAGGATCTAAGTTTTTATTCGACCACATTGGTATAAACCCAGGTTCGGATTTATAAAGTTGAGCAAATGCATCTATGAGTCTATCTACTAGATTTTCCCATTCCGTTTTGTTCGGAGGAGTATCTAGAAAATTCATGATCATTGAATTCACTCTTTCCAAATGCCTTTGCCCAACAGCTTTTAAGATAGCATGCTTGTTTGGAAAATATTGGTATAAGGAACCGATCGGAATCCCTGCTCTTTGAGCGATCAGATTTGTAGTGAGCGCTTCTGTTCCGACTTCATCCAAAAGATCCGCAACTATATCTAAGATATACTCAACCCTCTCTATAGCTCTTTTTTGAGAAGGTGATTTTCTCAGATTTAACTTAGAGTTTTTCTCTTTTTGTTTAGAGGATATTGACACTTTCTTTTTTGCGATTTTGGGCAAAGACATTCCCCGGATTTAAGTCGGTTTCTTACTAAAGAACAGAAAACTTGGATTCTATCAAGAAAACTATTTCACGCCATAATAGCGAAGAATGTGCCTAAGGCTAGTCAGGTATGAAGCGCCGAATAAATTTATATGCACAAGCACAGGATATAACTGCCAGAATTGGATCCTATCCTTCAGATTGCCCGGATCATCCAAACCTGCAGTGGCCAAAATGTCCTGCATCTCTTCTAGATTTAAAGGACTTCCGAATAATTGCAACATTGCAAGGTCTTGTTCCGGATGCGAATAAGCAACGGATGGATCAATCAAATACGCAAATCCATTCTTACCTTGTAAAACATTTCCTGACCAAAGATCTCCATGGACC
Protein-coding sequences here:
- the prfA gene encoding peptide chain release factor 1; amino-acid sequence: MLDRLEKIQQKYLKISDELTTASNPDDLKRLYKERSRLTPLFDKITEYQKLIQNKKDAEELLKTEKDGDMRSMYEEERKEAEERIESLEKELEILLLPPDPNSGKNILLEIRAGTGGEEAGLFVSDLFRMYTKYADKQGIRHEIIDSSPTGIGGLKEIIFAMENDKAYDLFKFEAGTHRVQRIPATESGGRIHTSAVTVAVLPEAEESEININENDLRVDVYRSSGSGGQHVNTTDSAVRITHIPTGIAVACQDEKSQHKNKAKAMRILSARILEKQAEEKKAAADALKKQMVGSGDRSERIRTYNFPQGRCTDHRIGFTSHNLSAIMEGDLDDLINALTEEDRVKRLANSQAN
- a CDS encoding NUDIX domain-containing protein, which translates into the protein MSKHGFFQITQKVFLRKGKELLILRDRKSGFGDLPGGRMNEDEFYGDWLESLSRELKEEMGEACEIKIHPRPILIHKHRVSDGNHPCVIVAYHGEFISGEITLSDEHDYISWVDAATYDPKPLFFEYMLDALQLYQREYVPQIPDGKLNPKGWLV
- a CDS encoding alcohol dehydrogenase catalytic domain-containing protein: MIEVRFTAYEYNSNDSFSDSVYEMKGSEESGWQILRNSSPYLELGKGYRLLKTELCGICSTDLDRRFLPFPLPQIIGHEVVASDYLTGQKYVLEINDTVVSRGEEADPFCQVGIPTHSPTRMVLGIDRLPGGFGPYILAPKGNLIETKQLEDMEAVLLEPFAASLHGVEVSLGRVGADLKKVGADLKKIAVLGPRRLGSLVIAALDLYRKRNKLNYEIVSLIRHQNLADLSLRMGADQVLYFSKLGEGDIKEGLLFEKNVGAPTSASWPDYKHSFDLVFDTTGSISGLETSIYLTRKEIHRKTTNGQASLGIAHLTELVVDEISVTNLRSDFLNLVWGIEVSLPAWVFISSSVSLIKEEKELLDDLEKKDKIRIFTGSIEEGTRFLGSKEFGGVLPRFDFAIIDSSSELDLVIRPDKKEEKSLVRPRGSILISKSAEHESNLFLDWITGGGILSTSRCGDFVRTRELLISEPGFLKSVSENLISKEFDSRSIPEAYTNARKPENIKVVVRHKAS
- a CDS encoding rhomboid family intramembrane serine protease, with amino-acid sequence MKAFLFEFPLTAFIVGLITISQIFLTVFVPEEIVNSFFISRPGEFYPWKWIGMVFLHADFTHLFWNMIFLFFLGRIVEYKVGQTKWLLFFFMGALVSGGLDSFVRGMILGENQPAIGASGAVSGLAAVAALLSPFSIRVKKRSYPFPVFAVAWLMVYSDITNLFSRDKVAHWAHLGGFISVVFTAYFLNNKIKRELHTGFALNLVFVVLLLILGFFVGAR
- a CDS encoding TetR/AcrR family transcriptional regulator, whose protein sequence is MPKIAKKKVSISSKQKEKNSKLNLRKSPSQKRAIERVEYILDIVADLLDEVGTEALTTNLIAQRAGIPIGSLYQYFPNKHAILKAVGQRHLERVNSMIMNFLDTPPNKTEWENLVDRLIDAFAQLYKSEPGFIPMWSNKNLDPELVSIDRENNRAIANFIAELFFGVIPWMKKKEEMMVMSRIMVEVSDSVLSRWLRERQDSALADGILQELKTMLKAYMNYYIQRGSK